The genomic region GCTGGTCGAGCGACAGCCCAAGGTCGTCACCGACGACCACTGGAGGCTCATCGACGAGCACGAGCGCACGACCGGTGAGCCGCACGGCAGGCCGCGGGTGAAGCTGACGAGCGTCGCGGAGCTGTTGCGCATCGGGCACGGCTGACACGGCTGAAGCAGCCGGCACAGGATCCTTCAGTACACCTGCGGCGGCGGCGGCGCCGGAGGGGGCGGAGGCAGCTCCTGCGAAGCGAATCGCCAATTGTCCGGGTTCTTCGGTGAATACACCACGGGGAACAGCTGGCCCATCGTCGGCCAGTCGTTGACGTCGACCTCGAGGCGTTGGTAGATCACGTGCTCGCTGACCGTGGGCCCGTTGATCACGCCGGTGATGGTGACGAACTGCGGACCGGTCTGATCGGCCGGCGGCGGGCTGACGCCGGTGACCAGCAGTTGACCCGACGGCCAATCCGCGCCCGCCCCGCGACGCCGCATCAGCCACGGCCCCGCGATGAGCACGAGCACGCCGACCAGCAGCAGAATCATCGCGAATTCGAACACACCGACATGGTAGGACGACAGGCATGCGGACCGAGGTCGACGATCTGATGCTGGCGCTCATGCTGGCCGACGAGGCGGATGCGATGACGACGATGCGCTTCGGGGCGGTCGACCTGGTCGTCGAAACCAAGCCCGACATGACACCGGCCACCGACGCCGACATCGACGTCGAATCCATGATCCGGCGCCGGTTGAGCGAGTCGCGGCCCGAGGACTCGGTGTTCGGCGAGGAGTTCGGCGGCACGAAGGAATTCGCGGGCCGCCAGTGGGTGATCGACCCGATCGACGGCACCAAGAACTTCGTGCGCGGCGTGCCGGTGTGGGCCACGCTGATCGCCCTGCTGCGCGACGGCGTTCCGACGGTCGGGGTGATCAGCGCGCCCGCGCTGCACCGACGCTGGTGGGCGCAGGAAGGTCGGGGCGCGTTCGCGACGGTGGGCGACGGGCCGCCGCGGCGGCTGCAGGTGTCCAAGGTCGACGACCTGACCGCGGCGAGCCTGGCGTTCTCCAGCCTGTCCGGTTGGGCCGCCCGCGGTATCCGTGAGCGCTTCATCGCGCTCACCGACGAGGTGTGGCGGGTGCGGGGCTACGGCGACTTCTTCAACTACTGCCTGGTCGCCGAGGGAGCCGTCGACATCGCCGCCGAACCGGAGGTCTCGACGTGGGATCTGGCGCCCCTGGACATCCTGATCCGCGAGGCGGGCGGCACGTTCACCAACCTGGCCGGGCGACCGGGTCCGCACGGCGGCAGCGCGGTGGCCACCAACGGCCTGCTGCACCGCGCGGTGCTGAGCAAGCTGTGAGTTCACTAACAACTTACTCAGGAGTCAGTTCAGATACCTTACTCTGGAGTCAGTTCGGCGAGCTCGAACCTCATCCCCCGAAGCGAGGCATTCGACATGACCAAGACCGTGCCGCCGAAGAGCGGACCGAAGCGAACAGGTGACAAAGGCAAAGAGAGCGCCGTCGGCCTGAAGAAGCACAAGCGCTCCGCGACAGATCTGGGTCTCGCGCTGGTGACGCCCCTGGTCGGCCAGGAGTTCCTGGATCGCCACAACCTGCGCGATCCGCTCAACCGCGGCCTCAAGTACGGCGTCAAGCAGGTGTTCTCCGTCGCCGGTGCGGCCACCCGTCAGTTCAAGCGGGTGTCGGGAAGCCAGAGTGGGCCGGCCCGGCTGAAGAAGAGCGGGTCAGACTACTTCGACCTGACCCCCGACGACGAACAGAAGATGATCGTCGAGACGGTCGCCGAGTTCGCCGATGAGGTGATCCGCCCGGCCGCACGCGAGTCCGACGAAGCGGCGGGTTACCCGGCAGACCTCGTGGCCAGGGCCAGCGACCTCGGCATCACCGCCATCAACGTCCCCGAGGATTTCGAGGGCATCGCCGCCCACCGCGCCGCCGTGACCAACGTGTTGGTCGCCGAGGCCCTGGCGTACGGCGACATGGGCCTGGCGCTGCCGATCCTCGCGCCCGCCGGTGTCGCGGCGGCCCTGACCCACTGGGGCAGCGCTGATCAGCAGGCCACCTACCTGACGGAGTTCGCGGGCGAGAACGTGCCGCAGGCCTGTGTGGCGATCGCCGAACCGCACGCGCTGTTCGATCCGACCGCGCTGAAGACGACCGCCGTCCGCACCCCGAGCGGTTATCGCCTCGACGGGGTCAAGTCACTGGTGCCCGCCGCCGTCGACACCGAATTGTTCATCGTCGCAGCGCAACTCAACGGCAAGCCGGCCCTCTTCCTCGTCGAGTCGTCGTCGAAGGGGCTGACCGTCACGCCCGACCCGGGCATGGGCATCCGGGCGGCTGCGCTGGGCCGGGTCACCCTCGACGGCGTCACCGTCCCGCTGTCGGCGCGCCTCGGCGAGGATGCGGCGACCGACGAGGACTACTCGGAAGCGGTCGCGTTGTCGCGCCTGGGGTGGGCGGCGCTGGCCGTGGGGACCTCCCACGCGGTATTGGACTACGTGGTGCCATACGTCAAGGAACGCCGGGCATTCGGCGAGCCGATCGCGCATCGGCAGGCGGTGGCGTTCATGTGCGCCAACATGGCGATCGAATTCGACGGGCTGCGGCTGATCACCTGGCGCGGGGCCTCCCGCGCCGATCAGGGCCTGACGTTCGCCCGCGAAGCCGCGCTGGCCAAACGGCTGGGCACCGACAAGGGCATGCAGATCGGTCTGGACGGCGTGCAGTTGCTCGGCGGCCATGGCTACACCAAGGAGCACCCGGTCGAACGGTGGTATCGCGATCTGCGCGCGATCGGCGTCGCCGAGGGTGTCGTCGTTATCTGACCGGGCGTCATTCCTCCCACGAAAGAGCAATCATGGCAATCAATTTGGAACTGCCCCGCAAGCTCGAAGCGGTCATCGAGAAGGCTCATCAGGGTGCCGCCGAGATGCTGCGGCCGATCTCGCGCAAGTGGGATCTGCGCGAGCACGAGTATCCGGTGGAACTGGACACTCTGGCCACGCTGTTCGAGGGCATCCAGGACGCCAAGGCATTCGCCTTCGCCGGCGCCGAGGCGTTCGCGGCCGGCCAGGCCAAGGACGTCAACCACAACGGCGGGAACATGTCGGCCGTGCTCAACGTCATGGAGATCAGTTGGGGCGACGTGGCTCTGATGCTCTCGGTCCCCCGGCAGGGCCTCGGCAATGCGGCGATCTCGAGCGTCGCCACGCCCGAGCAACTGGAGCACCTGGGCAAGGGCGTGTGGGCCGCGATGGCGATCACCGAGCCCGACTTCGGGTCCGACTCGGCGGCGGTTTCGACGACGGCCCGGCTCGACGGCGACGAGTACGTGATCAACGGCGAGAAGATCTACGTCACCGCCGGATCGCGGGCCACCCACATCGTCGTGTGGGCGACGCTGGACAAGTCGCTGGGCCGGGCGGCGATCAAGTCGTTCATCGTGCCCCGTGAGCACCCCGGCGTGACGGTCGAGCGACTCGAGGACAAGCTCGGCATCAAGGCTTCCGACACCGCCGCGATTCGCTTCGACAACGTGCGGATCCCCGAGGAGAACCTGCTCGGCAGCCCGGATGTCCAAGTGGATAAGGGTTTTGCCGGGGTCATGGAGACCTTCGACAACACACGTCCCGTCGTCGCGGCGATGGCCGTCGGCATCGCCCGAGCCGCGCTCGAAGAATTGCGCAAGATCCTGACCGACGCCGGGATCGAGATCTCCTATGACAAGCCGTCGTATGCCCAGAGTGCGCCGGCCGCCGAATTCCTGCGGATGGAATCCGACTGGGAGGCCGCCTATCTGCTGATGGTGCGCTCGGCGTGGCAGGCCGACAACAACATTCCGAATTCCAAGGAAGCCTCCATGGGCAAGGCGAAGGCCGGCCGGGTGGCCAGCGACATCACCCTCAAGGCGGTGGAGCTGGCGGGCACCGTCGGCTACTCGGAGGCCACCCTGCTGGAGAAGTGGGCCCGCGACAGCAAGATCCTCGACATCTTCGAGGGCACGCAACAGATCCAGCTGCTGGTGGTCGCGCGCCGACTGCTGGGGCTGTCGTCGTCCGAATTGAAGTAGCCCACTCACCGACGGCGGTCCTCGCCTACCAACGCGAAGATCCCCGGACACTCGAGTGTCCGGGGATCTTCGCGTTGTCGTCGGTCAGCCCAGGTAGGAGATCAGGTCGGGCTTCATCTGCTGAAGCTGCTGACCCCAGTACTCCCAGCTGTGCGTGCCGTAGGGCGGGAAGTTGAACACTGCGTTGTTCCCGCCTGCGGCGATGTAGTTGTCGCGGAACGTCAGGTTTGTCCGGATCACCAGCCCCTCGAGGAACTCGGCAGGCAGGTTCGCCCCGCCCAGCTCGTTGGGCGTGCCGTTGCCGGAGTAGACCCACAGGCGAGTGTTGTTGGCCACCAGCTGCGGGATCTGCAGCATGGGATCGTTGCGCTTCCAGGCGCTGTTCGGGTCTTCGGTCGGACCCCACATGTCGTTGGCTTCGTATCCGCCAGCGTCGCCCATGGCCATGTTGATCAGGAACGGCCACGACCCTTCGGACGGGTTGAGGAACGACGACAGCGCGCCCGCGTAGACGTACATCTGCGGGTGGTACGTGGCCAGGATCATCGCGGAGTTACCCGACATCGAGAGGCCGACTGCGGCGTTGCCGGTACTGGACACGCCGCGGTTCGCCTCGAGCCACTGCGGCAGTTCCGCGGTAAGGAAGGTCTCCCACTTGTAGGTCTGGCAGCCGTTGTTGCCGCACGCGGGCTGGTACCAGTCGGTGTAGAAGCTGGACTGACCACCGACCGGCAACACGAGCGAGAGCGGGGTCTCGTAGAACCATTCGAACGCCTGGGTCTCCAGATCCCAGCCGTTGTAGTCCTCGCGGGCGCGCAGACCGTCGAGCAGGTACACCGCGTGTGAGCCGGTGCCCTTCTGGAACTGCACCTTGATGTCTCGGCCCATTGACGGCGACGGCACCATCAGGTACTCGACCGGCAGGCCGGGGCGGGAGAAGGCGCCCGCGATGGCCGACTGTCCGGTGATTCCCACCAGCGCGGGCAGGAGCGCCGCGGCGACGGCCGCGACCGTGAAGCGCCGCGCCCACCGGCCGCGAATCTTGTCAACAAGGCTCATACTGCAACTCCGTCCAATCTTGGTAGTTCGAAACGAGGTTGTTCCACGGCGATGGCGAACGCCATCGCACCGCAGCCCGCCGGCCATGTCGGCCGGCGTGCGATGTCACCGTCATTGACCCAGCAGCACCCTTTGCAGGTCGGGCTTCATCTGCTGAAGCTGCTGGCCCCAGTACACCCAGGTGTGCGTCCCGGTGGGCGGGAAGTTGAACACCCCGTTGTTGCCGCCAGCTGCGAGGTAGGCCTCCTGGAACCGAAGGTTCGAGGCCAGGGTGAAGTTCTCCAGGAATTCCTGAGGCAGGCCCGAACCACCCAGCTCACCGGGTCGGCCGCTGCCGCAGTACACCCAGATGCGGGTGCCGTTGTCGGCGATGAGCTGAACATTGACCGTCGGGTCGTTGCGCCGCCAGGCGGGGTCGCTGGAGGGGCCCCACATGGCCTCCGCGCTGAACCCACCCGAGTCGCGCATCGCAAGGCCCACCAGCGTGGGCCAGTAGCCGTCCGACAGGTTCAAGAAGCCGGACAGCGACCCGGCGTAGATGAACTGCTCGGGGTGGTAGGCGGACAGGATCAGCGACGCCGAGCCGGCCATGGACAGCCCGACCGCCGCGCTACCGGTGGGCTTGACGTCCCGGTTGGCGGCCAGCCACTGCGGCAGCTCCTGTGTCAGAAAGGTCTCCCACTTGTAGGTGTACGTGCGGCCGCCGTTGCCGACTGCGGGTTGATACCAATCGGTGTAGAAGCTGGAAGTGCCGCCGACCGGCATGACGACGGACAGACCGGACTCGTAGAACCACTCGAAGGCCTGGGTCTCGATGTCCCAGCCGTTGAAGTCCTCCCGGGCACGCAGACCGTCCAGCAGGTACAGGGCGGGCGAACCGGGTCCGCCGCTCTGGAACTGCACCTTGATATCGGTTCCCATTGCCGGCGACGGGACCATCAGGTACTCGACCGGCAGGCCGGGCCGCGAGAACGCCTGCGCCGTTCCCGTCTGTCCGGTGACACCCACCAGCGCAGGCAACAGGGCCGCCGCCAGGGCTGCCACGCCGAAGCGCCGCGCCCACGGGCCTCTCATCTTCTCAATCAAGCGCATACTGCGGGTCCACATCTTCCGGTCGTCTCCAGGAGGTCATTCCCACCGCGATCGAGCGATCGCCATCGACGGCGCAGCAATCCGCCACTGCGTCGTCGTGCCCGCTCGACTGAGCCCGGTGCCCTCGAACGGACCGAGAAGTTTCAGTTGTCGCGTGTGCAGTAAAACATGGGACCTGGACCCGACCAAGCCTGATCCGCGTTTGCTGCCTTTTTCCGACGCGGGAATGGATTTGACGTCGGCGTCACGTTCGCACCGACACGGTTCGCCGCCCGCCGTAGGCTGCCGAACATGGCGAACGCCCGCGCTGCCCGGTTGTCGGTCGACGACTGGATCCAGGCCGGCTTCGGCATCCTGGCCGAGGAGGGCCTCACTGCGCTCAAACTGGACCGGTTGTGCGCGCGCGTGGGCGCGACGAAAGGCAGTTTCTACTGGCATTTCACCGATATGGCCAGTTACCGCGCCGTGCTGGTCGCCGCCTGGGGAGAGTTGCGCGACGACGACCGCCGCCACTTCACGACGATGGCCGACGCGCCGCCCCGCCAGCGCCTGTCGCAAATGATGACCGCGCTCGTCGACACCCGCCATTGGACGCTGGAACGGGCGATGCGGGAATGGGCGCGGACCGACGACGCGGTCGCGGCCAGTGTGCGGGCATCCGATGCGCGTGTCGTGAGCGCGGTGCGGCAGGCCTTCGTCGACGACGGCTTCGACGACGACGAAGCCGAGGTGCGGGCGAACGCCACCTTCGCGGCGGGGATCGGCTTTCTGCACCTGTCGGGATCGCGGCCCAGCCCGCGTGGCGCCGCGGGCTGGGAGCGATTCCTGGAGATCATGCTCGGACGCTGATCCAGCCGATTTCCGTACGAAAAAGTATGGTAAGGTTCGCGGCATGGCGGTGCCCGCGACCACCGCGATCGACGCGGCCTTCGTCGCGAGGCTGGCGGATCGGGCGCAGGAGGCAGAAAAACTGCGGCGGCTGCCCGCGGCCACCGTCGCCGAGCTCACCGGATCGGGGATCACGGACCTGCTGGTGCCGGCCTGCTTCGGGGGACAGCAGGCGCCGTTCAGCGCGATCCTCGATCCGGTGCGGCGGATGGCTCATGGATGCGCCTCGAGCGCGTGGACCATCGGCTTCTACATGCTGCACAACTGGATGCTCGCGTTGTTCGGGAAACGGGCCCAGGAGGAGGGCTTCGCGACCCGCCCGTTCCTGGCGCCCGCTCCCCTGGCTCCGACGGGTCGTGGCCTGCCCGCCGACGGCGGCGTCGGGCTGACCGGTCGCTGGTCATGGGCGACCGGCGCGTTGGACGGCAACTGGATCATGGTCGGCGCGCTGTGTGGAGCCGAGAACGATCCCGCAGGCCTCTACCCGGCGCTCGCGCTGCTGCCGATCGACGAGGCCGAGATAGTCGACGTGTGGCACACCGACGGGATGCGGGCGACCGGTTCGCAGGACGTCGTCATCACCGATGCGTTCGTCCCTGAGCACCGACTGGTTCGGGTCGCCGACATCTACACCGGCGCCGCCCCCGGCGCCGGACTACACGACGCCGACACGTACCGCTGGCCGATGGTGCCCGCCCTGGCGCTGCTGGCGGCGATGCCGGCGCTGGGCAGCGCCGAGCGGGTGGTCGAGATCTACGCCGAGCGGCTGTCGGCCCGCGTCCTGGCCTACGAGGGTGTCGTCCAGAAGGACAAACCGATCGCCCAGGCCCGTCTCGGCGAGGCCGAGGTGCGGCTACGGGCGCTGAGGGGCCTGCTGGTCGACACCGTCGAAGAGATCGAATCCCTGGTCGCCACGGGCGATCCCGTGCCGCGGCCCAGGCGCGCGGCCGCGCGGATGACGGCGGCGCACATCGTGCACGAGTCCAGGGCCGTCATCGCCGGGTTGCTCGAGGCCTCGGGTGCCAGCGCACACTTCTTCCACAATCCACTACAACGCATCAAGCGCGATGTGGACGTCCTTGCCGGCCACGTGGTCTTCGACTACGACACGAGTCGCGAACTCGCGGGCGCCTTGAGCTTGGGTATGAAAGTGTCGCGGACAGCGATGGTCTGAGAGGAGCCCCCATGGCCGACGTGCGGGACCGATTCACCGGTTTCTTCCAGAAGCGGGTGGCCAACCCGCTGACGCGGCGGCTGCCGTTCCAGACGCTGCTGGAGACGACGGGCCGCAAGTCGGGCCAACCTCGCCGGACGCCGTTGGGCGGCAGCAGGATCGGTGACCAGTTCTGGTTCGTCTCGGAGTTCGGCGACAGATCGCAGTACATCCGCAACATCCAGGCCAACCCCCGCGTCCGTGTCCGGATCAACGGTCGCTGGCACAGCGGCGTCGCTCACCTGATGCCCGACGACGATCCGCACGAACGACTCGAATCGCTGCCGCGGTTCAACAGCATGGGCGTGCGCACATTCGGCAGCAACTTGCTGACGGTTCGCGTCGATCTCACCGACTGAGGCGTTGACCGTCGGCTGAAGTAAAAGTAAAGTCACTTTTAGTTCTGCCTCGGCCGACCACCGCCGCCATCGATGGAGCTAACCATGGAATCATTCGTCCACCTGCGCAAAGGCCGCACCCCGAGGCGGCTACACGCCGACCTCGACGGCCTCAAGGACGATGAACTCGGCCGCGGCGGATTCGTCGGCCGCACCGCCAACATCTACCGCCGCCACGACCCCACGGCGTACCGGGCATCCGGCCCCCTGCGTCCGCTGGATGTGATGAGCAGCGAGCTGAAACCCAGCGACGCCACCGACGCCGCCGGCGCCCCGCTGCTGCTGTTCGGCAACGACGACTGCCGGATTTCGCTGTCCCGACGCAGCGAGGAGATGCCGTTTTACGTCCGTCATGTCGATGGCGATCTGCTCTCGTTCGTGCATCAGGGCAGCGGAGTGCTCGAGACGGAGTTCGGCCCACTTCGCTACCGCGAAGGCGACTGGGTGTACATCCCGAAGGCCACGACGTGGCGACAGGTACCCGACGGCGAGACCACACTGCTGATGATCGAGGCGACCGACGAGTTCCGGGTGCCACCGCCCGGCCCGCTCGGCAGGCACTTCCCGTTCGACCCGTCGCAGGCCGTCATTCCCGAGCCCGCGCCGGTCGACACCGGCGACGGCCCGCAGACCAACGGCGAGTACGAGGTTCGGCTGATGCACCCGACGGTTCCGGGTGGCCCGACTTCGCTGTACTACCAACACAATCCGCTCGACGTCGAGGGCTGGCGCGGTGACAACTTCGCCTTCAGCTTCAACATCGCCGACTACAACGTGATCGCCAGCGAGAGCGTGCACCTGCCGCCGACGGTGCACCTGTTCATGCAGGCCACCGGCGTGGCCGTGATGAACTTCCTGCCCCGTCCCGCCGAAACCGTGCCCGGCACCGAACGCCCACCGTGGTACCACCGCAACGTCGACTACGACGAGGTCTCGTTTTTCCACGGGGGCGACCTGTTCGGCATCCCGATGCCGCCCGGACTGATCAGCCATGCCCCGCAGGGTGTGCATCACGGCGCTCCGGAGAAGGCGCGTGAGCGGGCGCGACGCAAGTTCGACGAACAGGACCGCGTCGGATGGCAGGTCATCTCCATCGATACCAGTAGGCGGCTGACGCCGTCGGCCGAGGTGCTGGCGCACGACCTCGGAGCGGCGGCCGCGACATCAGACCTCGGAGCGGCGGCCGCGACATCAGACCTCGGAGCGGCGGCCGCGACATCGAACGAGAGCAAGCACGCATGACCACTGCGGTGAGACACGAGTACGACCGCATCCCCTATCTCGTTGCCTACCACAACAATTCGGCTGTACGCGATGTGTACGGCGGCGTGGCCGAGTTGGTGGTGCTGGAAAGCCACCTGCTGCGGCCGAAGGACAAGCCCGCAGATACCGTGCTGGTCTTCATGCACCCGATCGGCGGTGGTGCGTACCTGCCGATGATGAACGCCCTCGCCCGGGCGGGCCACCACGTCATCTACTGCAACAGCCGGTTCCGCGGCACCGACTCGGCGCTGCTCATGGAGAAGGTGGTCGAGGACCTCGGCGAGTGTGTCAAGGACGCCAAGAAGCGGCTCGGCTACGCCAAGGTGGTGTTGGCCGGGTGGAGCGGCGGGGGGTCGCTGTCGGTGTTCTACCAGCAGCAGGCCCAGCACCCGACGGTGACGGCCAGCCCGTCGGGCGACGGCCCGGACCTGACCTCACTGGGGCTGATCCCCGCCGACGGGCTGATGCTGCTGGCGGCCCACATCAGTCGCCACGGCACCATGACCGAGTGGCTCGACGCGTCCATCCTCGACGAGTCGGACCCTTCGAAGCGCGATCCCGAACTGGACCTCTACAACCCCGACAACCCCAATCAGCCGCCGTACACCAGCGAGTTCCTCGACCGCTACCGCCAGGCGCAGATCGACCGCAACCGGCGAATCACCAAGTGGGTCAAAGAGAAATTGGCGAAGCTGGCCGCTGAGGGTCGGCCCGATGACGAGTTCGCGTTCGTCGTCCACGGCACCATGGCCGACCCGCGTTGGCTGGATCCGGCCGTCGACCCCAACGAGCGCACCCCGGGCACCTGCTACCTGGGCGACCCGCAGGTCGTCAACAACAGCCCCGTGGGCCTGGCCCGGTTCTGCACCCTGCGCAGCTGGCTGTCGCAGTGGAGCTACGACGACGCCAACGGCGACGCGGTGCGGTGCGGGCCGGACATCGCGGTGCCGACGCTGGTGATCGGCAACCTCGCCGACGACGCCTGCACACCGAGCCATACCCGCCGGCTGTTCGAGGCCATCGGGCATCATGACAAGGAGATGCACGAGATTTCCGGCGCCAACCACTATTACGCGGGCGCCGACCAGCGCGACAAGCTGCGCGAAGCGGTCGGCGTCGTCACCGACTGGCTGCACCGGCACGGTTTCTCGTCATGACTGTCTCCGGTCCGCTCGACGGCATCCGCGTCATCGAGGTCGGCACGCTGATCTCCGGACCGTTCGCCGGCCGCCTGCTGGGCGACATGGGCGCCGAGGTGATCAAGGTGGAGCCGCCGGGCGCTCCGGATCCGCTGCGCACCTGGGGTCAGGCCGAACTGGACGGACTTCACTTCTTCTGGACAGTTCATGCGCGCAACAAGAAGGCGGTGACGCTGAACCTGCGCACCGAGGCGGGCCGGGCCCTTTTCCTGGATCTCGTCGAGCGCTCGGACATCGTCGTGGAGAACTTCCGGCCGGGCACCTTGGAGAAATGGAACCTCCGCTACGACGTGCTGCGTGAGCGCAACCGCGGCATCATCCTGGTACGGGTCTCGGGCTACGGGCAGACAGGGCCCGAAGCACACAAGGCGGGCTATGCGTCGGTCGCCGAGGCAGCCAGCGGGCTGCGGCACATGAACGGATTTCCCGGTGGTCCGCCGCCGCGGCTGGCACTCTCGCTGGGCGACAGCCTGGCCGGGATGTTCGCCGCCCAGGGTGCGCTGGCCGCGCTGTACCGCCGTTCGGTCACCGGCGAGGGGCAGGTCGTCGACGCCGCGCTGACCGAAGCATGCCTGGCGGTGCAGGAGTCGACGATCCCCGACTACGACGTCGGCGGGGTGGTGCGCGGCCCGTCGGGCACCCGCCTGGAGGGCATCGCGCCGTCGAACATCTACCGCAGCGCCGACGGCAGCTGGGTGGTGATCGCAGCCAACCAGGACACGGTGTTCCGCCGGCTGTGCGCAGCGATGGGCCAGCCCGAACTGGCCACCGACGACCGGTTCGCCACCCACGTGGCCCGCGGCCGCAATCAGGACGAGCTGGACAAGCTCATCGGCGACTGGGCCGCCCAGCGCGAGCCGGGCGACATCATCGAAACCCTCAGTGCCGCAGGGGTGATTGCGGGGCCGATCAACACCGTCGCCGAGGTCGTCACGGATCCGCAGTTCTCCGCGCGTGGCATGATCGCCGATCACTACGACGAGCGGATCGGCCGCAACGTCAAGGGCCCCGGAGTGGTGCCGGTGCTCTCGGAGACACCCGGCACCATTCGGTTCGCCGGTTCGTCGCGGCCGGGGCAGCACAACGACGAGGTCTACCGCGGCCTGCTGGGCAGGAGCGAGGCCGACCTGGACGCGCTGCGGGCGAAGGGAGTGTTATGACCGACCTACCCGAGCATGTCGCCATCCGCGACGTCTCGCTGCGCGACGGGCTGCAGATCGAGAAGCCGATCCCGTTGTCGGCCAAGCTCGAACTGCTGGCCGCGGTGGCCGCGACCGGGGTGCGCGAGATGGAGGCGACGGCGTTCGTCTCACCGTCGAAGGTGCCCGCACTGGCCGACGCCGCCGACCTCGCGACGCATCTGCAGGAGTTCCGTGACTCCCACGGCATCGAGTTCTCCGCGCTGGTCGCCAGCCCGAACGGCGCCAAGCGGGCGCTTGCGGCCGGGTTGGCGTCGATCGAGTACGTGGTGTCCGCGTCCGACGGACACAGCGCCGCCAACGTCGGGCGCACCTCTGCCGATGCGACCGCGCAGATCGGCGAGATCACCGCGATCGCGCACGACAGCGGCGCTACGGTCGAGGTGATAGTCGCGACCGCGTGGGACTGCCCGTTCGACGGCCCGACACCGCATCAGCGGGTGGTCGACGTCATCACCACCGCTCTGTCGAGTGGCGTGGACCGGTTGGCCATCGCCGACACCATCGGCACCACCACCCCTCGGCGGGTCGTCGAGACCGTCGAGGCGCTACGCCCGATGATCGGCGATGTGCCGTTGGGCGCACACTTCCACAACACCCGCGGCGCCGGACTGGCCAGCGCGTACGCCGCGGTCAACGCCGGCGTCACCCGCCTGGACGCGTCGGTGGGCGGGCTCGGCGGATGCCCGTTCGCGCCGGGGGCGAGCGGAAACATCGCCACCGAGGACCTGGTGTACCTGCTGCGTGACAGCGGCATCGGTGTCGACGTCGACCTGTGCGCCGCGATCGAGGCGGCCGCCGTGGCGCAACGTCTCGTCGGACATGATCTGCCGGGCTCGCTGCTGCGCGCCGGCGACCGGATCCTCGGCGACTGACGTGCCCGCCGGACCGACGGGGACGCTGAGCGCCAAGGGCCTGCAGACCCGGCAGGCCATTGAGCTGGCCGCCCGGAAGTTGTTCGCCGAACGCGGCTTTCACGGAACGACCCTGGGCGACATCACGTCGGCGGCCGGG from Mycobacterium sp. IDR2000157661 harbors:
- the hisN gene encoding histidinol-phosphatase — its product is MRTEVDDLMLALMLADEADAMTTMRFGAVDLVVETKPDMTPATDADIDVESMIRRRLSESRPEDSVFGEEFGGTKEFAGRQWVIDPIDGTKNFVRGVPVWATLIALLRDGVPTVGVISAPALHRRWWAQEGRGAFATVGDGPPRRLQVSKVDDLTAASLAFSSLSGWAARGIRERFIALTDEVWRVRGYGDFFNYCLVAEGAVDIAAEPEVSTWDLAPLDILIREAGGTFTNLAGRPGPHGGSAVATNGLLHRAVLSKL
- a CDS encoding acyl-CoA dehydrogenase family protein codes for the protein MTKTVPPKSGPKRTGDKGKESAVGLKKHKRSATDLGLALVTPLVGQEFLDRHNLRDPLNRGLKYGVKQVFSVAGAATRQFKRVSGSQSGPARLKKSGSDYFDLTPDDEQKMIVETVAEFADEVIRPAARESDEAAGYPADLVARASDLGITAINVPEDFEGIAAHRAAVTNVLVAEALAYGDMGLALPILAPAGVAAALTHWGSADQQATYLTEFAGENVPQACVAIAEPHALFDPTALKTTAVRTPSGYRLDGVKSLVPAAVDTELFIVAAQLNGKPALFLVESSSKGLTVTPDPGMGIRAAALGRVTLDGVTVPLSARLGEDAATDEDYSEAVALSRLGWAALAVGTSHAVLDYVVPYVKERRAFGEPIAHRQAVAFMCANMAIEFDGLRLITWRGASRADQGLTFAREAALAKRLGTDKGMQIGLDGVQLLGGHGYTKEHPVERWYRDLRAIGVAEGVVVI
- a CDS encoding acyl-CoA dehydrogenase family protein, which produces MAINLELPRKLEAVIEKAHQGAAEMLRPISRKWDLREHEYPVELDTLATLFEGIQDAKAFAFAGAEAFAAGQAKDVNHNGGNMSAVLNVMEISWGDVALMLSVPRQGLGNAAISSVATPEQLEHLGKGVWAAMAITEPDFGSDSAAVSTTARLDGDEYVINGEKIYVTAGSRATHIVVWATLDKSLGRAAIKSFIVPREHPGVTVERLEDKLGIKASDTAAIRFDNVRIPEENLLGSPDVQVDKGFAGVMETFDNTRPVVAAMAVGIARAALEELRKILTDAGIEISYDKPSYAQSAPAAEFLRMESDWEAAYLLMVRSAWQADNNIPNSKEASMGKAKAGRVASDITLKAVELAGTVGYSEATLLEKWARDSKILDIFEGTQQIQLLVVARRLLGLSSSELK
- a CDS encoding esterase family protein, with the translated sequence MSLVDKIRGRWARRFTVAAVAAALLPALVGITGQSAIAGAFSRPGLPVEYLMVPSPSMGRDIKVQFQKGTGSHAVYLLDGLRAREDYNGWDLETQAFEWFYETPLSLVLPVGGQSSFYTDWYQPACGNNGCQTYKWETFLTAELPQWLEANRGVSSTGNAAVGLSMSGNSAMILATYHPQMYVYAGALSSFLNPSEGSWPFLINMAMGDAGGYEANDMWGPTEDPNSAWKRNDPMLQIPQLVANNTRLWVYSGNGTPNELGGANLPAEFLEGLVIRTNLTFRDNYIAAGGNNAVFNFPPYGTHSWEYWGQQLQQMKPDLISYLG
- a CDS encoding esterase family protein, encoding MRLIEKMRGPWARRFGVAALAAALLPALVGVTGQTGTAQAFSRPGLPVEYLMVPSPAMGTDIKVQFQSGGPGSPALYLLDGLRAREDFNGWDIETQAFEWFYESGLSVVMPVGGTSSFYTDWYQPAVGNGGRTYTYKWETFLTQELPQWLAANRDVKPTGSAAVGLSMAGSASLILSAYHPEQFIYAGSLSGFLNLSDGYWPTLVGLAMRDSGGFSAEAMWGPSSDPAWRRNDPTVNVQLIADNGTRIWVYCGSGRPGELGGSGLPQEFLENFTLASNLRFQEAYLAAGGNNGVFNFPPTGTHTWVYWGQQLQQMKPDLQRVLLGQ
- a CDS encoding TetR/AcrR family transcriptional regulator, encoding MANARAARLSVDDWIQAGFGILAEEGLTALKLDRLCARVGATKGSFYWHFTDMASYRAVLVAAWGELRDDDRRHFTTMADAPPRQRLSQMMTALVDTRHWTLERAMREWARTDDAVAASVRASDARVVSAVRQAFVDDGFDDDEAEVRANATFAAGIGFLHLSGSRPSPRGAAGWERFLEIMLGR
- a CDS encoding acyl-CoA dehydrogenase family protein, yielding MAVPATTAIDAAFVARLADRAQEAEKLRRLPAATVAELTGSGITDLLVPACFGGQQAPFSAILDPVRRMAHGCASSAWTIGFYMLHNWMLALFGKRAQEEGFATRPFLAPAPLAPTGRGLPADGGVGLTGRWSWATGALDGNWIMVGALCGAENDPAGLYPALALLPIDEAEIVDVWHTDGMRATGSQDVVITDAFVPEHRLVRVADIYTGAAPGAGLHDADTYRWPMVPALALLAAMPALGSAERVVEIYAERLSARVLAYEGVVQKDKPIAQARLGEAEVRLRALRGLLVDTVEEIESLVATGDPVPRPRRAAARMTAAHIVHESRAVIAGLLEASGASAHFFHNPLQRIKRDVDVLAGHVVFDYDTSRELAGALSLGMKVSRTAMV